One Flavobacteriales bacterium DNA segment encodes these proteins:
- the trpB gene encoding tryptophan synthase subunit beta, with protein sequence MKFQVDENGYYGQFGGAYIPEMLYPNVEELKKAYVNVIESEEFQKEFLYLLNDYAGRPSPLFHAKRLSEVYGTKIYLKREDLNHTGAHKINNTIGQILMAEHLGKKRIIAETGAGQHGVATATVCALKGLECIVYMGEIDIKRQAPNVERMKLLGAEVRPAKSGSRTLKDATNEAIRDWINNPIDTFYIIGSVVGPHPYPDMVARFQSVISKEIKWQMKEKEGRENPDIVIACVGGGSNAAGAFYHYLDEESVKLIAVEAAGKGINSGESAATSVLGKPGIIHGSKTLLMQTDDGQIVEPYSISAGLDYPGVGPLHAHLKESGRAEFGSVTDTEALDAAFELSRLEGIIPALESAHALAQLKKMKFNGDEVIVVCLSGRGDKDLATYIRHKK encoded by the coding sequence ATGAAGTTTCAAGTTGATGAGAATGGCTACTATGGCCAATTTGGGGGAGCATACATCCCTGAGATGTTATACCCAAATGTAGAAGAACTCAAAAAAGCATATGTAAATGTAATTGAGTCGGAAGAATTTCAAAAAGAGTTCTTATATCTATTAAATGATTACGCTGGCAGACCATCTCCTTTGTTTCACGCCAAAAGGTTATCCGAAGTTTATGGAACTAAAATCTATTTAAAAAGAGAAGATCTTAACCATACAGGAGCGCACAAGATTAACAATACTATTGGTCAGATATTAATGGCTGAGCATTTGGGTAAGAAAAGAATTATTGCAGAAACTGGTGCTGGTCAGCATGGTGTAGCTACAGCAACTGTGTGTGCATTAAAGGGACTTGAATGCATAGTTTATATGGGCGAGATTGACATTAAGCGTCAAGCACCCAATGTTGAGAGAATGAAGTTGTTAGGTGCTGAAGTTCGCCCGGCTAAATCTGGAAGTAGAACCTTGAAGGATGCGACAAACGAAGCTATCCGTGATTGGATCAATAACCCAATTGATACCTTTTACATTATAGGATCTGTTGTAGGACCACATCCTTATCCAGATATGGTTGCTCGTTTTCAGTCTGTGATCAGTAAAGAGATCAAATGGCAAATGAAGGAGAAGGAAGGAAGAGAGAATCCTGACATTGTTATTGCCTGTGTTGGAGGTGGAAGTAATGCTGCCGGTGCATTCTACCATTATTTGGATGAAGAGTCTGTTAAATTAATCGCTGTTGAAGCAGCTGGTAAAGGCATTAATTCTGGTGAGTCAGCCGCTACTTCGGTTCTTGGTAAGCCTGGTATTATTCATGGGAGTAAGACTTTGTTAATGCAAACAGATGATGGGCAGATTGTAGAGCCTTATTCTATATCGGCAGGATTAGATTACCCCGGAGTTGGTCCTTTGCATGCTCACCTAAAAGAATCTGGTAGAGCAGAATTTGGAAGTGTAACAGATACTGAAGCTTTAGATGCAGCTTTTGAGCTAAGTCGATTAGAGGGAATTATTCCTGCATTAGAATCAGCACATGCTTTGGCACAACTTAAGAAAATGAAATTCAACGGAGATGAAGTTATTGTGGTTTGTTTGTCGGGTAGAGGAGACAAAGACTTGGCAACATATATAAGACATAAGAAGTAA
- a CDS encoding DUF255 domain-containing protein: protein MTKAFIVVALLLFISSSSFAQEKINWMSWEEAIEANAKEPKKIMVDAYTWWCGWCKRMDATTFTNPVIVKELNEHYYSVKFNAEQAEPITYKGKTYVNPKPGVNRSTHEFAIALLRGQLSYPQFVLLDEAEQMLQVITGYKEAPQMEVILKFFGGDSYKTVSGEDYQKTFISEITAK from the coding sequence ATCACAAAAGCATTTATAGTTGTAGCCTTACTCCTTTTTATATCGAGTAGCTCTTTCGCTCAGGAAAAAATTAACTGGATGTCGTGGGAAGAGGCAATAGAGGCTAATGCCAAAGAGCCAAAGAAAATAATGGTAGACGCTTATACGTGGTGGTGCGGTTGGTGTAAAAGAATGGATGCAACAACTTTCACAAATCCAGTTATAGTTAAAGAACTTAATGAACACTATTATTCGGTTAAATTTAATGCGGAACAAGCAGAACCCATAACCTATAAAGGCAAGACATATGTTAATCCTAAACCCGGTGTTAATAGAAGTACGCATGAATTTGCAATTGCTCTATTAAGGGGACAGTTATCTTATCCACAATTTGTACTACTCGATGAAGCAGAACAGATGTTACAAGTTATAACCGGTTACAAAGAGGCTCCCCAAATGGAAGTAATTCTTAAGTTTTTTGGAGGTGATAGTTATAAAACCGTTTCAGGCGAGGATTACCAAAAAACATTTATAAGCGAGATTACAGCAAAGTAA
- a CDS encoding tryptophan synthase subunit alpha: MENKIVSLFQDTQEKVMSVYFTAGYPQLDDTMEILTRLQAEGVGLVEIGIPFSDPLADGETIQQSGEVALNNGMTLKLLLQQLKDVRSTIKIPLILMGYLNPIMQYGVEQFCKDCVAVGIDGVILPDLPLSEYVSEYKAIFEAHNLCNVCLITPHTSEDRIRLIDEHSSGFIYVVSSSSTTGSKLDTSGQEAYFVRVNEMGLKNPIMIGFGISDHDSFTKATQNANGAIIGSEFIRAVSNYNTSLEKNIESFANKIKGIN; this comes from the coding sequence ATGGAGAATAAAATTGTATCCTTATTTCAGGACACACAGGAAAAGGTGATGTCGGTTTATTTCACTGCAGGATATCCTCAGTTAGATGATACCATGGAGATTTTGACAAGATTACAGGCTGAAGGTGTTGGATTAGTAGAAATTGGAATACCGTTTTCAGATCCATTGGCAGATGGTGAAACGATTCAGCAAAGTGGGGAAGTGGCATTGAACAATGGAATGACACTTAAATTGTTGCTTCAACAGCTTAAGGATGTTAGATCAACGATTAAAATTCCATTAATCTTAATGGGATACTTAAATCCGATTATGCAATATGGTGTTGAGCAGTTTTGTAAAGATTGTGTTGCCGTTGGTATTGATGGAGTAATACTTCCGGATTTGCCTTTGTCAGAATACGTATCGGAGTACAAAGCCATTTTTGAAGCACATAACTTATGCAATGTATGTTTAATCACACCTCATACTTCGGAAGATAGAATTAGACTGATTGATGAGCATTCCAGTGGTTTTATCTATGTAGTATCTTCTTCGAGCACGACTGGATCAAAATTAGATACTTCAGGACAAGAGGCCTACTTCGTAAGAGTTAATGAGATGGGATTGAAAAATCCTATAATGATTGGATTTGGGATTTCTGATCACGATTCATTTACTAAAGCTACCCAGAATGCTAATGGGGCAATTATCGGAAGTGAGTTTATTCGCGCAGTGAGCAATTATAATACTTCTTTAGAAAAGAATATAGAAAGCTTTGCAAATAAGATTAAGGGAATTAACTAA
- a CDS encoding sigma-70 family RNA polymerase sigma factor, whose translation MANLKKLNDRELAALIQETNSESACVEIMRRHKKSIYFMVLKAIRNQDDAKDIMIESFAKAFINIHQYNPQYAFSTWIYGIANNRCTDFYRRKKMDTVSIDKIHTYDSGDEIKMELKNENLNMEARIIKREQYKRLYNLLEQLRPSYQQIIKLRYFKEYSYESISNEMNITLSKVKTELWRAKKELFKIYDQYERKYDFKEIKP comes from the coding sequence ATGGCGAATCTCAAAAAACTCAACGACCGAGAGCTGGCAGCACTGATACAGGAAACGAACAGTGAATCAGCATGCGTTGAGATAATGCGTAGGCATAAAAAATCGATCTATTTCATGGTTCTAAAAGCGATACGAAATCAAGATGATGCCAAAGACATCATGATAGAATCATTTGCAAAAGCATTTATTAACATCCATCAGTATAATCCACAATACGCATTTAGCACGTGGATATATGGTATTGCAAATAATAGATGTACGGATTTCTATCGAAGAAAAAAGATGGATACTGTTTCAATAGACAAAATCCACACATACGACAGCGGCGATGAAATTAAGATGGAGTTGAAAAATGAAAATCTAAATATGGAAGCTCGTATTATTAAAAGAGAGCAATATAAAAGACTTTACAATCTTCTTGAGCAACTCCGCCCCTCTTATCAACAAATAATTAAGCTAAGATATTTTAAAGAGTACTCGTACGAGTCGATATCAAACGAAATGAATATTACCCTTAGCAAAGTTAAAACTGAGCTATGGAGAGCAAAGAAAGAGCTCTTTAAAATATACGATCAGTACGAGAGGAAATATGACTTCAAGGAAATAAAACCTTAG